The following coding sequences are from one Acomys russatus chromosome 16, mAcoRus1.1, whole genome shotgun sequence window:
- the C16H17orf58 gene encoding UPF0450 protein C17orf58 homolog isoform X2, which yields MTARALWLLCLLVGWSPEAPVAERKAPPRPRKPEAPETPGPRALPLPEFARRPRAAYAGPRAWPDPRRREPSAPPADNRAGFRDAARAPAGLPGPRLAQAENRASPPEDSPRRARSRALRPPAARAAGPAHPNRPRAAAQPSGTPQPLPPEDAEPETHPCARACSADADEREAYCASEFAVNGIVHDVDVVGAGMRLVTLLVDPDGLYKMNRLYITPDGFFFRVHILALDSSSCHKPCPEFKPGNRYIVMGHIYHKRRQLPKALLQALRGRLRPGDGLLRGSSSYVKRFNRKREWQVRGAAHTQCI from the exons atgACAGCTCGAGCCCTTTGGCTTCTCTGTTTGCTCGTCGGATGGTCCCCGGAAGCCCCGGTGGCAGAGAGAAAAG CGCCGCCTCGGCCCCGAAAGCCCGAAGCCCCGGAGACGCCGGGGCCGCGCGCGCTGCCGCTGCCGGAGTTCGCGCGCCGCCCGCGCGCCGCCTACGCGGGGCCGCGCGCCTGGCCGGACCCCCGGCGCCGGGAGCCTTCCGCACCGCCAGCTGACAACCGCGCCGGCTTCCGGGATGCCGCGCGCGCGCCCGCAGGGCTTCCGGGCCCGCGCCTCGCCCAGGCGGAGAACCGCGCGTCCCCGCCCGAGGACTCCCCGCGGCGCGCGCGCTCTCGGGCCCTGCGACCCCCGGCCGCGCGCGCCGCCGGCCCCGCCCACCCGAACCGGCCGCGCGCCGCCGCACAGCCCTCTGGAACCCCGCAGCCGCTGCCGCCCGAAGACGCGGAGCCCGAGACCCATCCCTGCGCGCGCGCCTGCAGCGCGGACGCGGACGAGCGGGAGGCCTACTGCGCCAGCGAATTCG CCGTGAACGGAATCGTGCACGACGTGGACGTGGTGGGCGCGGGCATGCGGCTGGTGACTCTGCTGGTGGACCCTGACGGGCTGTACAAGATGAACCGCCTGTACATCACCCCCGACGGCTTTTTCTTCCGCGTGCACATACTAGCCCTGGACTCCTCCAGTTGCCATAAGCCATGTCCAGAATTTAAACCTG GAAACAGATATATTGTGATGGGCCACATCTACCACAAGAGACGCCAGCTCCCCAAGGCTCTGCTCCAGGCCCTGAGAGGGCGCCTGCGTCCAGGAGACGGATTGctcaggggcagcagcagctACGTGAAGAGATTTAACCGAAAACGGGAGTGGCAAGTTCGAGGTGCCGCGCACACCCAGTGCATTTGA
- the C16H17orf58 gene encoding UPF0450 protein C17orf58 homolog isoform X1: MTARALWLLCLLVGWSPEAPVAERKAPPRPRKPEAPETPGPRALPLPEFARRPRAAYAGPRAWPDPRRREPSAPPADNRAGFRDAARAPAGLPGPRLAQAENRASPPEDSPRRARSRALRPPAARAAGPAHPNRPRAAAQPSGTPQPLPPEDAEPETHPCARACSADADEREAYCASEFAAVNGIVHDVDVVGAGMRLVTLLVDPDGLYKMNRLYITPDGFFFRVHILALDSSSCHKPCPEFKPGNRYIVMGHIYHKRRQLPKALLQALRGRLRPGDGLLRGSSSYVKRFNRKREWQVRGAAHTQCI, translated from the exons atgACAGCTCGAGCCCTTTGGCTTCTCTGTTTGCTCGTCGGATGGTCCCCGGAAGCCCCGGTGGCAGAGAGAAAAG CGCCGCCTCGGCCCCGAAAGCCCGAAGCCCCGGAGACGCCGGGGCCGCGCGCGCTGCCGCTGCCGGAGTTCGCGCGCCGCCCGCGCGCCGCCTACGCGGGGCCGCGCGCCTGGCCGGACCCCCGGCGCCGGGAGCCTTCCGCACCGCCAGCTGACAACCGCGCCGGCTTCCGGGATGCCGCGCGCGCGCCCGCAGGGCTTCCGGGCCCGCGCCTCGCCCAGGCGGAGAACCGCGCGTCCCCGCCCGAGGACTCCCCGCGGCGCGCGCGCTCTCGGGCCCTGCGACCCCCGGCCGCGCGCGCCGCCGGCCCCGCCCACCCGAACCGGCCGCGCGCCGCCGCACAGCCCTCTGGAACCCCGCAGCCGCTGCCGCCCGAAGACGCGGAGCCCGAGACCCATCCCTGCGCGCGCGCCTGCAGCGCGGACGCGGACGAGCGGGAGGCCTACTGCGCCAGCGAATTCG CAGCCGTGAACGGAATCGTGCACGACGTGGACGTGGTGGGCGCGGGCATGCGGCTGGTGACTCTGCTGGTGGACCCTGACGGGCTGTACAAGATGAACCGCCTGTACATCACCCCCGACGGCTTTTTCTTCCGCGTGCACATACTAGCCCTGGACTCCTCCAGTTGCCATAAGCCATGTCCAGAATTTAAACCTG GAAACAGATATATTGTGATGGGCCACATCTACCACAAGAGACGCCAGCTCCCCAAGGCTCTGCTCCAGGCCCTGAGAGGGCGCCTGCGTCCAGGAGACGGATTGctcaggggcagcagcagctACGTGAAGAGATTTAACCGAAAACGGGAGTGGCAAGTTCGAGGTGCCGCGCACACCCAGTGCATTTGA